aagtaaacctaaatttaagcaggaaacaatcgttaacaactacagatagccacattctgtaactacctgtacttacaatttcactccttgcatcatttactatgagctaaactccttggctgtaatcctgctgtcttgatgagagacgttacttggcagagtgagaaagccagcgcagcagcgatgcagactccccaaggtcctagtgcccggccttttattgttaagtatgatgagaggctattggattgtaatttgaagggggagaaaacgaCGCCCCTGGTAGGAAACATATTTCAGAAACGTATCTATGGACTGAAGTGGTCTAATCAATGAAATTGGCGTGGGGGTGATGAAAAGGGAACGTTTATTGGTGCCGATCCACTTTCTTTATTACACTCTTGTGAATCAACATGTCAAATGTAACAAAATGTTTATTCCAACAGAAACGGTCGTGTGGTGCACAGCTAACCTAGCCTTGAGCTGCTAGCCTCAATCGAAAAACAGAAGAATGAGCGACAGAGATTTGACTTCCCTTACACGGACCTTCGGACTTCAGGCTTATCACTGTTGCTTCCATCAGTAGGCAGATGCTTTGCACTGTGCTCTGTTTGgtcagcaccaaacagcagacagacaaagtAGCTACACAAGAAAGAGGAGCATTCACATTTTTCTCCAGacctggtggagaccaaaacagatctaaaaagaaagtgaatattAGATTTAGATTCATCAGGTGGCCAGAAAAGAATGAATACGCATTCACAGATGAGTAAATGCGCAGCTGCTACCAGTCATGATCATATCATGTTCTCTTTCTTCTGCCAACCACGTGGCTGAAAAAATCAATGCAGCATTACAGTaaatcagatcagaatcagaaagtatttattgccaagtagttttacacctacaaggaatttgctctggttattggtgcatacaatgaacatagaaacataaaaacatacaaacacaataaatacaacaaacataagaaaagcaataaaaagaaacaatagatatttactcactatttacttcttatttactccctttttctaatatttatacaaagtaacatttatttagacataaacatatttaaataaaaatagataatagataaaagatataaaaagtgaagtaaaaagtgaaatgcaagatgcaaaacagtgaacagtgtcagattgcaatatgcaatgtaatgcagtataatataatataatataaaggtgttaatttaacacatccttgaggtgtgggggcggaataaaagtccgagtcaggtgggggtcccgggccttgttgataaggccaactgagGCTCCGCTTGATCCTGACCCTCCGACACCTAGAGCGAGCAGCAGCCAGCCACATGTTCCAGCCCCTCCACGTGAGACCAGGAAGATAATGAACCACAAATCTGAAACTATTAAAACCATGTTATTGTAGGCAGTGGTGGGGAGGGCGCAGTGTAGTCCAGTGCTAAGACCGTAAAGAAAAGATGGACGATGTCTCTATTtcttcccactatccagaaatgaaatacCCCGGGTATatacgctgccatcttgcaccaaTGACGTCATTTTGATCCCAAGTCTGTGCAGTGGTGGAGCTGCGGTAACAAGGTCCTGCTGATACGCTTGTTTAACCCAATGTTTTTGGCGTCAAATAGGAAATTGAAAACCAAACCTAGAATAAGCACTCGAATATCAGCGTGACAGGAACTAACAAAAATAGTGTTCTTTGAGAAAGATTTATTTGATGCTTATTTAgatgtttttgtttggtccatgtcccggctgctaacatagaggaggcagaGTTAATGAcatatgctgcagccagccaataGGCGGCTATCGAGATGCTAAGGCTTCAGTTTTGAGGGGGgtatcatgtcgtccatctttatgtaccgTCTATGGTCCGGTGGCTGTTTTTAGGTTTTTGGCCATTTCAGAGTTGTTGCCTTTGGGTTTAAGGATGTTTTCACACCTGGAAATCTGAACCAGGCTTCGTATGTCTTTGTTACATTGGTTACATTTGATCTGGTTTGTTTTCCTTGCACATTGTACTTCAGGAGGCAGACTAGACCTTTTGTAAGCCATATGTACGTCCTGTCGTCAGCACCCTGCATCTATACTTGACATGGATTGGTTTGTTTACGTATTGTCAGTTGGTAGACGTCtctctgtttgaatggagaaaatgaatggacTGCTTCACTTTAATAATTGCATTGCCACTGTAAAATCATTATGGTTTTCCTAGCAACAAAATGAGCGTCCTTGTcggcagggccgggtctagacaggcatgtatgagggggcagccacaaatcttgagggggcattgtgtctaaccctaaccctaaccctatttagtttgagggggcacaacatttatttgagggggccaggccccctcttgcccctgcctagacccggccctgcttgTCGGTCAAACTGTCGAACCATCAGAGGTGAAGACTGCTtccacttctttttcttcttctattgtttaatggtGTCTCAACTTCCCACAAATGGTCTGACAGGCTGAACTATACAAAAGAGTATGGTATGGTGTGGTTACCCATACCATGGTTAAGTTTGATCAAGACCCAGACCATCTCATTAGCTCCAACTAAAGTTTGGTCTGTTTTTTGGGATGGCACCCATCAAATCTGTTAGTACGGTTGAGACTAAACCAGAAACATCCGGACCAAAAATGGTGTGAAAGTGCCTTTAAACTGTGTCCAATAGGAACCAGTAACATAAAACAGAGGTGCAACGCACAAAGTTTCCCTTTATCAAACAGCTACAGTTGATCAGATGAAGTAAAGGGATCCTCTTCACCAGGCTGGAGCACGACGTTTCAAGTGTTGGCATTTCGAGTGGTTCGAACGTCCTATTTGCACGTTGAGACCTCTCCTCTCGATCAAGAGAGCTCTTAGCTTCCATTTGCTGCTGAGGGAGGTTTTCAAAGAGCTGGGACTTGTGGGAGCCCTGCATGCTCCGGAGACTCTGGGAATCTGGTCCGGGCTAGTTGTGTATCAGCTGCTACCCTCGGTTACAGTCTCCACAGAGGGGTCACAGGCGGCACGGCTCGTCCCTGCGCTTCTCACCGGCAACAAAACGCCCACACTGCCTCCCAGAAGTAGAGCAGCGCTTCTCTCTGCTAGAAGCCACCCACACCTCTCCCTCATCCTGTCTCGCTTTCACCGATTTTGTTTCCCACTCTTGGTCCATCACGCTCTCATCCTTCTGTCCTCATTCCCCTCACCGCTGCTCATGGAAACGGCTGCTGTCGGGCCACCATCCGATGTCAGGGCCGATGAGGGGCTGAGAGCCAGGAAAGGGAAATTATATTCAACGCAGGTGACACTTCTGCTGTGCAGTGTTGTGAGCACTCCGGTGCTGCACTTGTGACTTTGTTGCAAActatttttgtatgtgtgtgtgtgtgtttgtgtgtgcgtgtgcgtgtgtgtatgtgtgggagtgtgtttcTGCAAGTTTACATGCTCTCCTCTTCACTGCCATCATGTGGTCAGTAGGATCACTGCAGCAGTAGATGTTGAAAAGAACGATTTCCATGTCTTCGGGATGAACTTGGGGCCCCAGGCAAAAGGGAGCTGGGGGGGGTGCAGTCCTTACCTGGACTGCcaactataaataaagatagatTAGGCATcccaaaatgaaatggaaaatgaaGCCACAGTATCCTGGAGAGCAATCgtcagtcagtctcagctgtcaatcatgatctTTCATGCTCTTTTAAAGCACCAAATTCAACATCAAACCACAGATATCTGTTCTAGAAATCGTTTTATGAAAATAAGAAACGTGAAAATGGGTCCAACAAAGGAACTTCGAAGTGACTTTTGGACATGTCCCCATTCTTTGATATCAGTAAAGTGAATGGGACGatctgacagagggagaggctgcacaggaagggCTCTGTGGTCATTGTTACCTCCAACAAGGAGGTGATGTTTATGCCTGCATTTGTTTCTGGGTTAGTTCTTAGGTTTATGCAAGGAAATACAATTTCCTTGAAAATGTTTCAGCGGGTCGGAGCATGACTGCAGGGGAAACTGTTCTGGACTCGATCCAGCtcagggagcagatccaggattttggtttcactttctttaacattgtgagattcccaacatttctcagagaataattcatggatcttgatgaaaaaagatTTGTTTACAGGACTGATACTCGAGTGAGGTAGTTTGGTGCACCCCCCATTCTCGTTCTGCAACACCCACAAATCTGTATTCTGTGAAAGCTCTTCTATTTTCTACAGAGCAGTGCCCGACTTCCGACAAGGCGTCATGAGTTCTCCCCTTCAGCGATGACAGATGACAACAAAACCACCAAATGCAAACAGAGTTTGTGCAGAAATGTGGTTCATATCAAATGTGGGTCGGCAACgcccttaaaaaaacaaaagatgatTTAAAGAATAAATGTGCTTTCCCCGAATCCACAGGGGGCAACAAACCCTCtataatgtaaaaatatacatttaaacaaaatagTGATGCAACAAAAGATTTAGGAATATTTTTAAACagtcaaattattatttcacGTAGTAGTGGAACTGTACAGTTATGTTCTAAGGTGTTACAGGGAAAAGATGTTTCCCAGTGAAATGGTAAAAGAGTGTAAAAATCTGCAAAACTACAAATTTgttgagaaaaataataataaataaataatagcagctgcagcagctgcagaagagAGGCTTGTCGTTCCGGTCGTCTTATGTCAGAACATGGAttactataataataatcaaataactACTTATGAATTCAGTGTGTTAAAATAGCAGGAGCACAGAGGGAATCCACGTGGAGCGGCAGATTTCGTGGAACCAGGGCTGTTCACTAGCGCTGCAGATCTTCTCTTTTCCTTTAACGTCTTCAGGACCCCTCATGTGAAATCCCTGATCCCTGCTGTTGTCCACCTTGTGCTGAATGTCACCGGGACCTTGTGGAAACAGCAGCTTTAAGGAGCCGCACTCCGCCGTGCACAGAGCAGATATTATTAGAGGATTAAGGTCCTGGAATAGTTGTTTTCCTGTGGGAGCAGCGAGCAACCTCATGACCTGCGAGAGCAGCTAATTCAAGACACGAGGCCCTGACTGGAGACGCCGTTTAATGATTAGATCTTTATTTGAGAGAAATATTTGAAGAGACAAATCATGCACAGCAGATTTGTCTTGCTTGTTTTCAGGTTTCCCGGAAAATGAACACTGTTTCCAGGCTGTCGCACATCAAGCTGCTGGTTTctatggagagagagacagagcgtcCACCTACACAGGCTGCAGCGGAGGCGACGTTAATGTGTTCGTGATGACAACTCCCAGTGTTTTAAACACGACTGCTGCTGACAGTCACCTTCCCCTGATGTCTATCATAGACTGTAGGTGTCTATCAACATGTGGTGTGACAGCAGGCGTCAGCGTGTGACGCATATTTACtcagtgtgtacgtgtgtgtgtgtgtgtgtgtgtgtgtgtgtgtgtgcgtgtgtgtttacataCAGAGTCTGCAGCAACAAGTCAGACAATCAACATCAACCCACCAAACCCGTCCGATGTTACATAACTCGCCTAATTCTGAAAAGTTTGAGAGCAAACAGGCGCCATCTGGTGGAGAGAAACCAGAATGTTACTTACTGGCTGTCATGTGGTGtttcattttgtattatttattttgacctttgttatttatctttttctacATTCTCTTTATTTTAGTGCTGTCTCTTGTACTATTGATTGTTTTGGTCTCTAAATCTGACTGTGAATCTGAACTAATTTCTAATTCAGTTTTTAATATCCTATGTTTTATCAATCACCTGTAAAGCCCTTTATCTGAAAGATGCTATATTGATACATTTGGTGTGTTATTGATTGTTACTGAGCCAAattttaaatccaaataaatactAGCAACTTTTTCACTATGGCAGGGCTGAGTACTCTCCCTTTTTCATGACATCACTTCTCACGTGCCATGATATGATGGGCAATCCTTTCATTTCTGATCAAAATTTTgcttgaccttgaccttcaaGCTTTTTATAGGCTTTAAATGTCATTTACTTTAACAATATTTAGGTAGAGGCTTTAGAACAAACCTTCTTTGTTTTCTGCCTTCCCCTGCACTGTGTCGTATGCGTCTATATCTTTTCAATATGTACTgaacacatttttaattaaaaaaattcctgGATGTACCGAGCATCTTACAAAGTGAACAAACGTGCACCTCAGCACATCTTTTTGCAGCTGTGTGGCGTGGATGTTGGAGCGGTCAATGAGAGAGGCCGACGGGAGGAAGCACCTTCAACCCAGCAACTTTATTTAGCTCCTCCAGCACAAAAGCAGGAATGCAGGAACTCTGCAGGGTGCAAACTGGGAAATTGTTTTACCGTCCCCGGGTGGCTGTATGTCCCCCCCCGACAGAAAcccccacacatgcacataccgAACCATCAGAGCATTTAAACGCCACCTCTAAGGccttcagcagctggaggacatTTTCTatcttaaaacacacaaaggccCGTCCTGTAGATGACGCTCTAAAGCCCTTCATTACAGAGCGTGATAAATTGAAGTCAAAGTTAAGAGACATTTTTAGAAAGTGTCTTAAAAACATTATGACGTTGTATCCATCTCTTATTTCCTTGTGAAGCGCTTTGTAACTTCTGTTGATAGCGTTAGCTTAGAAAAGCTTTAACATTCTTAAATAGATCAGATttgtattcttaaatattgtgCAAACCTTTACGTCCAGGGGGGCGCCCTACTGACTCCCACTGTGCATGTCGATTTCCAAATATGAAAGAGGACCTGTGGTAGCCTTAAGGTTGTCATAAAAAAACCAAAGGGGTTTAGTTTTGTCCTATGTGGGCTTCtgttaaaaacatggcggcAGACCTGCTcctaaagggctcattctagggtaaagaaaacatttcctacgattcagatgaaacacactagtgaaaacatcactggtattattatataatcaatttTTGCAAATGGATCCCTTTCTCCTCAATtgtacacactgcacctttaacaCACTGGATATCcacatttcagttttaatcaTTTCCTTTTAAATCATCCACTGTTTTCTTGAATGGTTTATTCATCATAAATAGCAGGAGAGGTGTCGTACAACATAGTATATCACGGAATTCTTCAAACGGAGAATTGGAGACGCATGTTTGGAAAAACTgggtatgaaaaaaaaacacagaatggTGACATTTGTAAGCAAAATGATGGATGAAATATTTAACTTTTGTTTGCTCTCTTCTATTACTCTTTGACTGTGCTGATGCAGCCATCTTGTGTTAAGGTAAACCCACTGCTTATTTACCACCTGAGAGCTTTAAAACAGTCCTCTAATGCTCCCTGGTGGAAACATTAGGAAATACAACCACTACATACGGTGCTCATATTCAAGCAACAGATGCAGAAATGggctttaaattaatttattaaaaaaaaaagaaaaagaaaaaaaaaagcatttctcCACTGAAGCAGAACaaacatcaattttttttccattttaccTTTGTTTGGAACGTGTACAGTCAGAAAACAGACTCCCCGGGTCGCCAGAGCAGAGTGAAATAATTGAGCAAATGAAGGGggggtggaggagctggggtAGGGTCTGCCAACACCACAATGTCAACACGGCCGGGAGCaggtgaggagagggaggaggaggagagggagggtggtggtgggaggaaaacaaaacaaaaaaactaaagaaaaggaaggaaagtaaaacacaaacatttcatcaagtGCAGGTCTGGTTTGGACAAAgcaggtctttttttttctttttttcctctgttcaACTTCTCCATCGAATACATGCAAGGTCATCATCTGGAACTACACATGGAGAATTCATATTCTTATATCGGTTATCTGTGCAAGTATTAAAATATGTAGGTATTATATGGATATGTCAGAACGAGGGGGAAAGAAACAAATATTACGAAAACTATTACATCGtttcactgaacagaaaaaaatgaattccaCATAATGCTAATAATAGAAAAAGTGAGATTTCTAACTTGGTTACCGAAATGTCACCGACTTCACCGTTTTTTACTCTtcctttaattaaattattacttATCTAGAGAggtgaaaatacatttaaaaaaaatcctatgctccacattttgaaaaacaaaatactgCATATCTACATACAGCTGGAATAAAGGAAGGTCAGTATTGTGAGAGGCTAGCTGCCAGAGTTTCAGGAATATTGGCTCCGAGTTGATTCCTTTCTAAATGAGTTGACCGTTATTTTTTAACCATTAAATGCTCGACGTTCTCGGTTGGTCGCAGACTGGGGGGGTGTGGTCTCCGCTGGAGTCTCCTATCTGCTCTGAGGTAGATGCGACAGACAGGTGGCGTCCAGCCCGAGCTCAGTCAAAGGTCAGCTCTGAAGGGTTAATTGTTGTTAAGGCTTCCTGTGGTCTTGGTTTCATCACTCTCCTGTTTCAGTGGCTCACAGGGGGCACCTTTGAGTTCTTTGTCCcgtttctgtatttttttgttctcaACCCACATTCAAGTCTGTAACGGGTGGACATATCTATATTCTTTTTGACGCTCCAGAACAGAagtcaaactgaaaatgaaaagaatccTCTCCATTTGGCACCTCTGGAGTCAGTGGTAGAAGcaggagaaacaaaacaaaacgacGGGGAAGGGGAGACGAGAAAGGGAGAAACaatggaggggggaggagacagtggtggtggtggtggtggtggggttgTGTGGTGCATGTGGTGGTGCAGACTAGTTGGGATGGCTTCCATGGTTGTTAGCTGCCGACGAGTCCGAGTCTGCTGCGACGGCCGAGGCCGCCTCGTCCTCCACTTTGACACGCTTGGCGTCCGGCTGTTCGCTGGCCAGCTGATCCCCGTTCTGGCGTTTGGTGGGGAGGGAGGCCGAGGCGGAGGCGTGGTCCGCCAGCAGGTGGAGGGGGCTCGCCACAGCCGGGGCTAAacaggaaggggaggaagagagagatggagtagTTCAGTGTCGCTGCTGGATCAGTGGTTAACCAACATCTGGAAGCAGCAGGCCTGTGGGACATGTGGTTTGGCTCCGCTGCTGCGAGTTCAGGATAATAAAGACGTTTCTTTAGCGGAGGCAGAAAGTGTTAACTGTCGACCATAAACACGACTGTCAAATCTGGTGGTGAACTTGACTGCGTGTTTAGTTAACACAGAAATTATCAAACTTAGAAGCAATTTCTCATTCATTTGCTGCAGTAACAGAcctattataaaaaaaactgtctgcaGAGGAGCAGCTAGAcctgtcagttttcattttctatGTGGCCTTTTAAGCTGATTCTAATCAGAATATTAGTATATTTCACTCACTTTTCAAGCTAAAATCCTCAAACAAATCTGATTCCAGACATAACCTTTGTGACAGTTACTAAACACAGCAATTCATTGATTATTAAAGGGAATGATTAGCTGATTAATCTATAATAAGTCCTTATTATTGTTAATTATGTACCCATTCAAATTGTATCATGAAATAAACTTGTTATGACTTCAAATACAGTAATACGTTTAGTAGACATGATACTTCTTAATGTAATGCACACTTATAAAATTGAGATGCAGTTTGAATATATAATAACAGCCACAATGTCTCCCCTGGCTACACTGAGTCCTTCCACTTCACGTCCGGGAGATGCTGATGAGCAGATCACACGTCTCACTTCAAATTACTAACATCGATCCAAAAATATTAATCAAATTCAACTTCAGTTTCGTTTTGAGCTAtaagaaacacatttcatttatcTTCCCGATTTACTTTCAAGGAGACGCATTTTGTTTCCTACGCCTTGGAACATTTAAAGATCATAAtgcaggaaaacaacaacagccccACCGGTTTCATGCAgccctggtgtctcacctgagCTGGTGGGTCCCTGGATGGCAGTGGTGACGCTGTGGGTTCCGTTTTGTGTGATTGCCTTGATGGGCAGCTGGTGATGACCCAAGGGGGCCTGCTGCACTATGGTAACGGTCTGCAGGGCTGTGGCTGACTGGGAGCTCTGAATGATGCGACTGGAGCCGCCTATAGAGGTGATGGTTGGAACCGTCTCAACTTTGACTGACAAgaccaaaaacatttaaatgtgtcaGTGAACGACGACAGAAGTGACGATGAACGCTGGACTCCACTATCTGGTTAACACCAGGGAGTCTATAGCCGAAATTTAAGATCTTCTTaattttgtttctgtaatgggaaatattaaataaaaagtaaacacacTATTTTACAAGTAAACACTAATGCCTGTGAGACTTGACCTTGATTCTCATTGTACAAAGTTTGAAAGAGTTTTGACACACAGCAACGTTTTCTCTATCAGCACTTTTAGGCTTTAACCACCACAAGGACATTCTCAACCCACGAATCATTAAACTTGCATTTCCCAATGTTCATAAACCAGTTGGTTAGAAAGGCATGAGCCTTAACATATGAACCAAGGAGATACGTGCATCAAAAGACATGTGTACAGAATAaatcatattaaatatattgtgAGGTGGCCATAATTACAATTTGATAAAATAGTttttcaaattaagaaaatgaTTATGCTATTTACTTCTTCATGGCATTAAACCTAGTTCCGATGACAACAAATTCAAGATAAGTAGTGATGCATTAAGAAATGTTGCCAAGTGCTGTTCGATGACTCACCTTTGACCTCGGTGCGCTCTCCGTTCTCCTGCGTCCCACCCTTGATGATGGTGGCTGGCTGGGTGATGATGGTGGCGGGGTTCAGGGACCCTGCCGGGATCTGCTGTAGGACGTGGACAGTCTGGACCACAGGCTGAGAGTTGCTGGTGCTCACTGGGGATGCCATGGTGTAGGTCATTGGCTTGATGGTTTGAGGTAACTGGCGCTGGACTGCTATGAGTACCGGCTGGTTGTTGACAGGCGAGCCTGGAACAGGAGAGCGTGGTGTGAGATGAACTCTTCGCAGCCGTTTTATTTCAATGTGTCAGATACACAGgctgttttacatttaaacttTAACAGGTGAAATGTTCCTTCAGAGTCTATAGAGAAAACGAAAATCATCGCCAACCATATTACATAGTTACTGAATCTacctgttgtgttttgtgcaaaGCGTGCTTCCTGGATGATTGCCAGTTTGGGCTGGACTGCAGCGGCGGACACCGGGGTGGGAGCAGAGGGGGTCTCCAACTCCAGCGGAACCGGTGAGCCCTCTCGTGATAGGCTGTCGGGGGTTTGGACGCCACTGGAGTGAGCGGAGAGCACCCCCGAGTGATTGGGAGACACTGGTGCACTCCTGAGACAAGAAAAATGTCAACGTCAAATTCAATTTACAGATCAGAAAATGCTTGACAGACATATGAATTAAATGATGTTCTTAAAAAATGATCATAAACTCTGCAGCCTATTGTGAAAAATCTATACGTCATAAGGGACAACTTCCAATCAGTATCTGCCTCATGTTTGCCAAGATAAAAACGTATTTAtcagtatatataatgatgataaGA
Above is a genomic segment from Pleuronectes platessa chromosome 16, fPlePla1.1, whole genome shotgun sequence containing:
- the foxk2b gene encoding forkhead box protein K2 isoform X2: MVCLWAASQQAGIHPDTAIRCTFRFPSTNIKITFTALSTGKKVKREAPESPVKPVQPLISPLTINIPDNIAHLMSPLPSPTGTLSAANSCPSSPRGAGSSGYRMGGRMVSSAELQLMNDNSQPENDKDASGGDSPKDDSKPPYSYAQLIVQAITLAQDKQLTLNGIYNHITKNYPYYRTADKGWQNSIRHNLSLNRYFIKVARSQEEPGKGSFWRIDPSSEGKLIEQAFRKRRPRGVPCFRTPHGPLSSRSAPVSPNHSGVLSAHSSGVQTPDSLSREGSPVPLELETPSAPTPVSAAAVQPKLAIIQEARFAQNTTGSPVNNQPVLIAVQRQLPQTIKPMTYTMASPVSTSNSQPVVQTVHVLQQIPAGSLNPATIITQPATIIKGGTQENGERTEVKVKVETVPTITSIGGSSRIIQSSQSATALQTVTIVQQAPLGHHQLPIKAITQNGTHSVTTAIQGPTSSAPAVASPLHLLADHASASASLPTKRQNGDQLASEQPDAKRVKVEDEAASAVAADSDSSAANNHGSHPN